The Rhododendron vialii isolate Sample 1 chromosome 3a, ASM3025357v1 nucleotide sequence GGAGTTGTATTCCGTGCGAATCGACGCTGATACACACGTTTATGCAGATACGGTGAGTGTATTGGGGGGTTTAAGTCTTTCGGTGAAATATTGAGGTGTGAAATGGAGGGTCGGAGAATTAGCGCGAGTCCTCGGCCGTGCTGCGGCCGCCGGGTGGTGGCGAAGAAACGGCCTCGTAGCGGCGGCGTAGACGGGTTCGTAAACAGCGTCAGGAAGCTCCAGCGGAGGGAGATTTGCTCGAAGCGCGACCGGGCATTCAGTATGAGCGACGCCCAAGAGAGGTTTCGGAACATTCGATTGCAGGTATAAGCTTAGTTTCTGTTATAAGCTGCGTTACCAAGTTAGAAAAGTAAATTGTCAGGAATTTAGCTTTCTTTCATAATCTTTCCCAATGTTAAGCTAACACTTTATAAAACGTATATGGTTTATTGCAACTTATAGGCGATTGATACTGTGTTTTCGGTGCGTGACGCAAGGTTGTAAGTGGGAAATTAGGGTTTCGATGGTTAACAGTTGGAACCCTTTATAATGTTAGTCCTGATATACTCCAAAGCGACTTATGAATGACTGAATATGCACACATTGTGTTTTCTAGTCAGCTGGGTCGGTCTTACGGGATAAGTTCTTGTCGAATATTGGGACAAGGTTTCTTATCCCACCTGAAACTGAAAATATTTTGGTGTAACCTAGTGTACTGAATATCTAGTGGTGTAACCTAGGTTTAGAATCTGGAATATTATCAAGTATACTGAAGAATGAAAGTCTTGTGGTGTCTCCCACCAAAAAATAGCAACTAGGTTTATCGATTGGTATGACTTTGGTCCCACGGCCCTCTAGTGGGAAAACATTACTTTTGATCTTGAGCCGAATGAACATTTTTCTTCAGCTCACTAACTCAAGCTACAGGTTATGTTTTTTCTACTGATTCCGGTGAATCCGTTGAATagaagaagcaaatcagtcTGCATTGATGGACATTTAATATAGCAGTAATAGcgccttttttttgtttcagtttGAGTTGAGGGTTGAATGTATAGTAGCCTAGAGGCGAAGGTTATACCTCGGGAAGTCAGCGAAGATAATGCTGGGATTCGCCCCTATCATAGCTGTCTGAAAATTGAAAGGACTTTCTGTATCTCCTCCTTCAATAGAAATGATACACTTTGGTCTATAAAGCCATCAAAACTAACATCCATTACTCTCCTTCTGAAGTGCTTGGGCCACATGCTTCAGACACTCCACCTAAATACATTTGGACTCCACCATTCGTGGTGTATGAAAATCCTGTCAcctgttcttattttttggttttgctgaGGTCTTTCTACCACGGAAAGTGGTGGATTGTTACGTAGGGCAAGTTCATGATTTCATCCTCTCGGTATTGTGGGAATCATTCTGCAATCTACAGAAAGGTGATATCACATCATCATATATGAGGTGATGGAAATGTGATAAAGCAGTGCATCTTACCTGCTGTCTGGTTGTGTGAGGAAAATTTAGGCCATGGTCAAATTATGCGACTGGCTATATCTATTCGGCACTCGGTAGTAATACTGTACCTTTGAGACTTTGCATACATCTTGCCTCAATTTTTCTCAGGTAATGGAGTTTGTACTCTATTAGTATTTGTCTAATTATTTGTTTGGTTATTATATAAGGTTTTGATCTTTCATTTCTGTATGTCTCTTCCTGTAATGACTTCTTTGAACGCTTGTATCAGGTGGAATATGATACCCATGATCCAAAAGGGCATTGCAGCATGGTATTGTCCTTTCTCAAAAAGAGGtcaaaaattattgaaataGTCGCTGCCCATGACATTGTCTTTGCTCTTGCGCAGTCCGGTGTTTGCGCAGCATTTAGTCGAGGTAGAGCCATAATGAATAATCATTTATCTGTTTATGCGAAGCCCGTAGAATGTGTGGTCATACTCCATATCTGTTATCGAATATTGCAGAAAGGAGCCTTATAACTAGTctattgttggatgcagagactaACCAGAGGATATGCTTTTTGAATGTCAGTCCCGATGAAGTTATTAGAAGCTTGTTTTACAATAAAAACAATGATTCTCTTATCACAGTCTCTGTTTATGCTTCAGACAACTTTAGTTCTTTGAAATGCAGAACCACGAGAATTGAGTATGTGAGCTATACTTTTTTAATTGCTGGTTCCTATGTTCGTGTGTTTCTCTTAGTGAAAGATCTCATTGCTAAATGTTCCCAGGTACATAAAGAGGGGTAAGCCAGATGCAGGTTTTCCTCTTTTTGAGTCTGAGTCACTGAAATGGCCTGGTTTTGTGGAGTTTGATGACGTAAATGGGAAAGTACTCACTCATTCTGCTCAAGATAGGTAAATTTTCGGCAATGTTGGCATGCATGCATGGTCATGAATGATTTTTGCACATTTTTTCGTTGTAGTTCTGATGTATGTACATGTTTCCATTATTTGTCAGTATATACAAggtgtttgatttgaaaaactATACGATGCTGTACTCCATATCAGACAAGAATGTTCAAGAGATCAAGATCAGGTAATCATTCTTTTATGCGCCTGCATAGACACCTCAATGCATGGTTGTATAAACGGTTTGAAGATTTATACATGCAGAAGAGGGTCTTCTTGTAGTCATTTACTTGTATTTTCACATTGCATGCTATCCCTATCTCATATGTGGTCgaaccttcctctctctctttcttcctacTGAGATTTGTGAATAAATAGAGTCACTATGTATTCGTGGTATAGCCATTTGCATGTGTTGCTAAGTTGTTTACCTTATTCTTGGTCTCAAAAACAGTCCTGGCATCATGCTGTTGATCTTTACCAAAGCTTGTGGTCACGTTCCTCTTAAAATTCTCTCAATTGAGGATGGTACAGTGCTCAAAACTTTCAATCATCTCCTTCATCGGAATAAGAAGGTGGATTTCATTGAACAATTCAATGAGAAGCTTCTCGTCAAGCAAGAAAATGAGAATCTGCAGATTCTTGATGTAAGGATCTTTCTAGCGGTCTTTCAATATTAGTTTAATTCAAATCTAATGCCTGATTTTGTTTATCTGTAGGTCCGCAATTCTGAGCTAACAGAAGTTAGTAGAACTGAGTTTATGACTCCATCAGCATTTATATTTCTGTATGAGAACCAGTTGTTCCTAACGTTTAGGAACAGAACAGTGGCTGTTTGGAACTTTCGTGGGGAGCTGGTAACTTCTTTTGAGGATCACCTCTTGTGGCATCCCGACTGCAACACAAACAACATATATATAACAAGTGATCAAGATCTTATTATATCTTACTGCAAAGCCGATTCAGATGATTCATTGTCAGAAGGAAACGGTAAATCAAATTACAGAAGAATGAGTTCATCCTTTACTATGTTCCACTGCTATGAACTCCCCCTTTGAGAGTTCTATGGCTTAACCTAGCGTGCCCCACAGGAAATATCCTTCAGGAATTTTACCTGCTTATCATCTTTATCATGGGGAATTGGGGATTTCTAATAGTGTAAATCCCTTGTTTATGTGTACTGTTTGCCCTCTTGTGGCGCTAAGTGGTCTTGGATATGATGTGTTTGTTTATGCCCCCCAACGTGGTGGTGTTGGGAGTTTATGGGACCACCTAAATGTCAAATCACTGGGTTATGGACCAAGTAGTATTTGGTTTATCACCAAAGTGGTGTTTGGGTAGACTCATGGTGGTGTTGGTTATGAACCCTAgtggttttccttttttatgACGAGAGTGGTCATTTCTTATGCAGCTTACACCCCAGGTGGTGTTGGTTGTGAACCCAAATgaactgcttaaatcaaacatTCAAATGTAACGGCCAAAAATGAGAGGTGCGAGTTATGCACTTTTTATAGGATGTGTATAGAAGGTGAAACCTTATTTTGTTTTCTGCTTTCTATATGAGCATGGACAGTGCCTTTTGAAGTTCATTGTTATGTTTTGTTACTGTTGCCGTCTAAAgttcggtttttttttcctgctcaCTGGACCATTATCTGGTTAAGGTGTGTGTGCTGAATGTTGTCACTG carries:
- the LOC131320673 gene encoding uncharacterized protein LOC131320673 isoform X2 produces the protein MEGRRISASPRPCCGRRVVAKKRPRSGGVDGFVNSVRKLQRREICSKRDRAFSMSDAQERFRNIRLQVEYDTHDPKGHCSMVLSFLKKRSKIIEIVAAHDIVFALAQSGVCAAFSRETNQRICFLNVSPDEVIRSLFYNKNNDSLITVSVYASDNFSSLKCRTTRIEYIKRGKPDAGFPLFESESLKWPGFVEFDDVNGKVLTHSAQDSIYKVFDLKNYTMLYSISDKNVQEIKISPGIMLLIFTKACGHVPLKILSIEDGTVLKTFNHLLHRNKKVDFIEQFNEKLLVKQENENLQILDVRNSELTEVSRTEFMTPSAFIFLYENQLFLTFRNRTVAVWNFRGELVTSFEDHLLWHPDCNTNNIYITSDQDLIISYCKADSDDSLSEGNGSINISNILTGKCLAKIRASSSLPIDKCCCSGCFSGRSCSSKKRIRASRLRSTVAEALEDITALFYDEERNEIYTGNRHGLVHVWSN
- the LOC131320673 gene encoding uncharacterized protein LOC131320673 isoform X1, whose protein sequence is MEGRRISASPRPCCGRRVVAKKRPRSGGVDGFVNSVRKLQRREICSKRDRAFSMSDAQERFRNIRLQVEYDTHDPKGHCSMVLSFLKKRSKIIEIVAAHDIVFALAQSGVCAAFSRETNQRICFLNVSPDEVIRSLFYNKNNDSLITVSVYASDNFSSLKCRTTRIEYIKRGKPDAGFPLFESESLKWPGFVEFDDVNGKVLTHSAQDSIYKVFDLKNYTMLYSISDKNVQEIKISPGIMLLIFTKACGHVPLKILSIEDGTVLKTFNHLLHRNKKVDFIEQFNEKLLVKQENENLQILDVRNSELTEVSRTEFMTPSAFIFLYENQLFLTFRNRTVAVWNFRGELVTSFEDHLLWHPDCNTNNIYITSDQDLIISYCKADSDDSLSEGNAGSINISNILTGKCLAKIRASSSLPIDKCCCSGCFSGRSCSSKKRIRASRLRSTVAEALEDITALFYDEERNEIYTGNRHGLVHVWSN